Proteins found in one Arthrobacter pascens genomic segment:
- a CDS encoding LacI family DNA-binding transcriptional regulator produces the protein MTKAEKRPVLTDVAMAAGVSVATASKALNGRNHVNKNTRQRVLDAAEKLNFSPNPFAQALNFPVTGTIGVLTADLSSRFVLPILMGVEEAFGAGSTSVIISDARKDLVREKFLLQTLIAKRVDGIIVLGDDANARPSLSEHVPVPVVYAYTPSILATDCSFTPDNAMGAALAIDHLVARGRRKIAMINGEPRFEAAQERSSAAKTALESHGLGFVSGEVLYGDWSESWGRQGVRALLNARLDFDGIFCGSDQIARGVVDALREEGHSVPQDVGVVGFDDWELFSTTSRPPLTTIDMNLEHMGRAVAGELAAAIAGVTRPGLHKLPVRLVPRESTAGLDGSLATRVGK, from the coding sequence ATGACAAAGGCAGAAAAGAGGCCGGTCCTGACCGACGTTGCCATGGCCGCAGGCGTGTCAGTCGCCACCGCGTCGAAGGCTTTGAACGGCAGGAACCATGTCAACAAAAACACCCGGCAACGGGTTCTTGACGCCGCTGAAAAACTGAACTTCTCACCGAATCCGTTCGCCCAGGCCCTCAACTTCCCGGTCACCGGGACTATCGGAGTACTGACGGCCGACCTTTCCAGCCGGTTCGTCCTGCCCATACTCATGGGCGTTGAGGAGGCCTTCGGAGCGGGGTCAACTTCTGTCATCATCAGCGACGCCCGCAAAGACCTCGTGCGTGAAAAGTTCCTGCTGCAGACGCTGATTGCCAAGCGCGTGGACGGCATCATCGTCCTCGGCGACGATGCCAACGCCCGCCCCTCCCTCTCCGAACATGTCCCTGTCCCGGTCGTTTATGCCTACACTCCCTCCATCCTCGCGACCGATTGCTCCTTTACTCCCGACAACGCCATGGGCGCCGCACTGGCCATCGACCATCTGGTGGCGCGGGGACGCAGGAAGATAGCGATGATCAACGGAGAGCCGCGCTTCGAGGCAGCACAGGAAAGGAGTTCCGCGGCCAAAACGGCGTTGGAAAGCCACGGCCTGGGCTTCGTCTCAGGGGAAGTCCTGTACGGCGACTGGAGTGAATCGTGGGGACGGCAGGGGGTGCGCGCGTTACTGAACGCGCGCCTCGACTTTGACGGAATCTTCTGCGGCAGCGACCAGATCGCCCGTGGCGTCGTCGACGCCCTGCGCGAAGAAGGGCACTCGGTCCCCCAGGATGTAGGAGTCGTAGGATTCGACGACTGGGAGCTGTTCAGCACCACATCCCGCCCGCCCCTGACAACCATAGACATGAACCTCGAGCACATGGGCCGTGCAGTCGCCGGCGAACTCGCGGCCGCGATCGCCGGCGTGACGCGTCCGGGCCTCCACAAGCTGCCCGTACGGCTGGTCCCGCGGGAATCGACGGCAGGCCTCGACGGAAGCCTGGCCACGCGGGTCGGGAAATAA